GGCTTTCTGCACCTGCTGTTGAACATGGCGCTGCTGGCGGCCTGGGGCGCGGGTGTCGAACGGGTGATCGGCCCGCTGCGCATGGTGGTGTTCTATCTGGTCTGCGGCGGGGCCGGCGCGCTGGCCCATGTGCTGCTTTACCCTGAGAGCATGGTGCCGATGATCGGCGCCTCGGCCGGCATCAGCGGGCTGTTCGCGGGCGTGCTGATCATCATGCGTCGCCACCGCGCCAGCGGCGGCGCCATTCTGCCGCTGGCCCTGCTGTGGATCGCGACCGCGGTGATCACCGGCATCTGGGGCACGCCGGGGGCAGAGGGCGAATCGGTCGCCTGGGTCGCCCATATCGGCGGCTTCCTGGCCGGTCTGGCGCTTTTCCCCTTCGCGATGCCCAGGCGCTGACCCCTCAGAGGGGGGCCGTCAGAGGGGGTAGGCCTTCAGCACCGCCCGCCAATGGGCGGCACGCGCCTTCAGCCAGTCGGTGACGACATAGGGCGCCGGGGTTTCCTCGCCCGGATCCATCACCTCCAGCACCTCGAATCCCAGCCCCGCCTCGCCGTCGCCGGCCCAGGCGGCCTGAAGATCGCGCGCCCGGTGGCTGCCATGGCGCAGCGTGAACAGGATCCGGTTGCGGATCGTCCGCACATCCGGCGCCGCCCCCACCCAGACCGCACCGGTGGTGGCGGAGCGCAGGGCATAGATGCCTGCAGCGCTCCTGCGCTCTTTCCAGGCGCTGATCGCCGCCTTGCGATCCTGCCGGTTCATCACGTCGTCCTTTCCGTTATTTTTTACCCGGGTAAAAAATGCGATACCATCCGGCGCGTGGTTTGCCAAGGGAATAATACCCGGGTATAAAAGCGGTGTCGCTCACCGAAAGGCCCGGCCGATGCCTGTCTCCGCCTCCACCCCCGTCACCGCCTCCACCCCCGTCACCGCCTCCACCCCCTGCACCGCCTTCGACGGCCCGCGCCGCATAGCCGCCGGTCCTCTCGCCCGCGTCGCCGCGGCCGTGACGGTCGCCATCGAGGCCGGGGCGGGCGGTCCTGTGCTGGTCTTCGACGACCGGAGCGGCGCGGTGATCGATCTGGATCTGCGCGGCTCGGCCGAAGAGGTGGTGGCACGCCTTGCCCCCGACCCGGTGCCGGACGAGGTACCGCGCGGCCGCGGCCGGCCGAAGCTGGGCGTGGTCGCGCGCGAGGTGACCCTGCTGCCGCGGCACTGGGACTGGCTGGCCGACCAGCCGGGCGGTGCCTCGGTCGCCCTGCGCCGGCTGGTGGAAGAGGCGCGCCGCCGCGATGCCGGCCCGGCGCGCATCCGCGCGGCCCAGGCCGCCGCGCACCGCTTCATGACCGCCATGGCCGGCGACCTGCCGGGATACGAGGCGGCGCTCAGGGCGCTGCATGCCGCCGACCGCGCGGGCTTCGATGCGGCGATGACCGCCTGGCCCGCCGATATCGCCGGCCATGCGCGCCGGCTGGCCGCCGCTGCCTTCGGCGAGGGCACGTCGGAAAAGGGTCAATCCTCCTGACCCTCACCCCGAGAAAGCCTCGTTTGCGGGGGCAGGCGGCGTGCAGGAAGATCGGGCCGTTCCAGGTGATCGGAACGCCCGTCATCCCCAGGCCGGCGGCCCCTGCCGGCAGAGGGGCGTTCCCGGCGTGCAGTCGTCCCCTCCGGCGGCTGCACGCCATTTTTTTAGGCGATACTGGCCCAGGTGCTCAACAGTATTTGCCTTTATTGATGAAGCGTGGACTATATGGTTCATGCTGCTTTTGATCATTCATGTGGGCGATTGTGTATTCTAAGACAGCAATGACCTTTTTGTTTTGATTACGATTATTTGAATTAAAAAAGCCTACAATATAAAATAGGCAGAAGATGATCATGGGTATCCATAAGACAATATTGGATTCATATTTGATCAAGGTGCTTGCTACCACAGATGCAGCCATAAGTGCAGGGAGAAGGCCGATCTTTGGGAGGTCGCCTATTCTAAGTGCAACACGCTTATCTATGCACTCCCAATGATGACGATAATGCAGTAGGTACCACTCAAGTGCAGGCTTCGTGAATCCCCTCAATTTTTTAAGATATTCGATATTATTTGATGCATCTCTGTTAATATATAAGAAGGCTTTGGAAGAATGATTTCGATGAATCTGTAGTATAATGATACTAGTTGATAATAAATAGAAAACATAAGAAACTATGGATATTGGATATCCAAAAATAATAACAACACGCATGAATAAAGAATCATAAGATGAAATATACATATAAAAACTTGAAAAAATTATAGATAATGTAGAAATTATAGTAATAATTGTAGAAATTTTTTCAATTAAATATAGTGATTTTGATCCTTTGAACGCATATGCAATATTTTTTGCAGATGCCATTTCTTTTAAAATTGAACCAATATGCTCTATTTCTTTCGGAGAAAAGCACGAATTTTTGTTCGTTTGAGAGGACATATCGCATCCCGAAGCACTGAAATGGCGCGTTAAATACGCGGGGCTTGCTATCGTTCACATGGCGGCGGCTGCCCGCATAAGTCAAGCTGCCCGACGTTGTCCGATTTTCCTATACTGTACAGCGATTGATCAACCCCCGTGTGCTAAATGTAAACGGATAGAGACGGCGGTGTCGCTGCCCCCACCATAGGCCGCCATTGCCATTTTCTCCGAAGGCTTGCAGCGATGCTTGTCGGATGGTCCGACAATCCGTCCTGACGGTGTGCGGGTGTGCAGACTATACAGCGACATTTTCGCAGACTGCGCCATGTCGGATCCAAGGCGGACTGCGGCTTTCAGCCTGCGTTCATAAATGCTGCACCTGCACAGAAGGTCCATATAACGGATCATCCGACCTGATCCATTGACCCGCCCTGTCTCAGGCTCCTAAGATGGCCAGGCAATATCCTTACAAAAAGAGCGGCCGAGTCGACATCCGAACACTGTTTGAGGCGCCATCCGGGAGGTAACCGGAATGTGGCGCCTTGGGACATGGGATGACGGGATCGGCGGCCGATGCATCGAACGGACGCTTGTTCGAACAATGGCAGGGCCGGCGGGGGCTCCCGGACGGCGCCTGAAGGGAGGAACCACCAATGACCATGCGCACGCGCCTGGGCCGCCTCGTCTGCGGTCTGGCCGGCGGCGTCGCCGCCGCGGCCCTTGCCCTCGGGGCGGTTCCCGCCTCGGCCGAGACCTTCAAGCTCGGCATCGTCACCTTCCTGTCCGGCCAGGCCGCGGAAGCCTTCGGCGTGCCGGCGGCGAACGGTGCCAAGACCATGATCGCCGGGCTGAATGCCGGCCAGCTGCCGGCCCCCTATGCGACCAAGGGCTTCGGCGGGCTCGAGATCCAGCCGGTGATCATCGACGAGGCCGGCGGCGCCACCAAGCAGGTGCAGGAACTGCGTAACCTGATCCAGCGCGAGCAGGTGGACGCGGTCGTCGGCTATATCAGCTCGGGCGATTGCCTGGCGGTCGGGCCGGTGGCGGAAGAGCTGAAGGCGCTGCTGATCCTGTTCGACTGCGGCACGCCGCGGATCTTTGAAGACAACAAGTTCAGCTATGTCTTCCGCACCGCCGCCCATGCCACGATGGACAATGTCGGCCTGGTCCGCTACCTGAAGGACCACGACGTCAAGATCAACACCTTCAGCGGCATCAACCAGGACTATGCCTGGGGCCATGACAGCCGCAACGACTTCGTCGCCGCCATGGGCCAGCTCTATCCCGAGGCGAAGTTCGAAGCTGATCTGCTGCCCAAGTTCGGCGCCGGCCAGTACGGCACCGAAATCTCGGCGCTGCTCCGCCAGGGCTCCGACGTGGTCTATTCCAGCGCCTGGGGCGGCGACCTGCAGGCGCTGATCCTGCAGGCGGGTCCGCGCGGCCTGTTCAAGCGCAGTCAGGTCGTGCTGTCCGCTGCCGACCATGTCCTGCCGGCCCTGGGCGACAAGATGCCCGACGGCACCATCATCGGCGCCCGCGGCGCCTATGGTCTGATGAGCCAGCCCAGCCCGCTCAACGACTGGTGGCAGAAGACCTACACCGCCGAGCATGGCGTCTATCCGGTTCAGGCGCCCTACCGCATGGCCCAGGCGCTGCTTGGCCTGAAGACCGCGGTCGAGAAGGCGATGGCGTCGAACGGCGGCAAGAAGCCGACCCCGGACGAGATCGCGGCCGCGCTCAAGGGCTCCAGCTGGGAAAGCCCGGCCGGCACCATCACCATGGCCAATGGCGACGGTCATCAGGCGATCCAGGACATCGCTTTCGGCCGCACCCGTTATGACGCCGACAAGAAGATGGTGGTGATCGAGGATGTCGGCCGCTATCCGGCGAAGTGCGTGAACCCGCCCGCCGACATGAAGGCGCTCGACTGGATCAAGGCCGGCTTCCCCGGCGCAGAGTGCAACTGACCTGATCCTTCCTCCGCGGCCGGTCCGGCCGGTGGGCAATCCGCCCCGCCGCCCGGACCGGCCGTTCCGTCTCGGGCGCAAGCCCCACCCGTCGTCTTCCCGGAGACATCTCCGATGGAGCTTCTGCTCACCGTCCTCGTGGACGGGCTGATCTATGCAGCCTGGCTGTTCATCGTGGCGCTGGGGCTGACCCTGGTCTTCGGCGTGCTGAAGATCCTGAACATCGCCCATGGCAGCTTCTACGCGATCGGCGCCTATGCCGCCGCCTCGACCGTCGGCTGGTTCGTGAGCCTGGGGCTTGCGCCCGAATGGTCGCTGTTCGCCATGCTGCTGGCCGCCGCCGGCGTCGCGGCACTGCTGGGGCCGCTGCTGGAACGCGGCCTGCTCCGGCTGTTCTACGGCCGCGACGAGGTGCTGCTGGTGCTGGTCACCTATGCGCTGTTCCTGATGCTCGAAGACCTGGTCAAGCTGGTCTGGGGGGTCGACCCCTATTACGTGTCGGAGCCCTATATGCTGTTCGGCAATATCGAGGCCGGACCGCTGTTCTATGTCGGCTACGACATCGCGCTGATCGGGCTGGCCGTGCTCTGTGGCCTGGCGGTCTGGTTCGGGCTCAATCGCACCACCATCGGAAAGATCGTCCTCGCCGTCATCCACAACCCTGAGATGTCGGCTTCGATGGGCGTGAACATCAACCGGGTCTATGTCGGCGCCTTTGTCTGCGGCGTGTTCCTGGCAGCACTCGGCGGTGCCTTCACCTCGCCGCAGATCTCGGTCCAGCCGGGGCTGAGCGTCGGCGTGATCATTCTGAGCTTCGCGGTGGTGATCATCGGCGGGCTGGGCTCGATCGAAGGTGCCGCGATCGGCGCGCTGATCGTGGGGATCGCCCGCGCCGGTGCGGTGCATCTGGTGCCCGATGCCGAGCTGTTCATCATCTATCTCGTGATGGCCGCGGTGCTGGTCTTCCGTCCGGAAGGCCTGTTCGCCCGCGTCCAGGCGCGCAAGATCTGACGGGGGTGCCTCTGATGTCGACCCGATCCGCCGTCCTGCGCCCGCTCGGGGTGGCTGCCCTGGTGGTGGCGGCCCTGGCCGCGGCCGGCCTGGCGCTGCCGTCCTGGCTGCTGTTCCTCGCCACCATGGCCATCGCCCATGCGGTGGTGGCGCTTGGTCTCGTCTTCATGATGCGCGGCGGCCTGGTCTCCTTCGGCCAGGGCCTGCCCTTCTGCCTCGGCGCCTATGCCGCCGGTCTGGCCGGGCCGTGGCTGGGCCTTGCCGATGCGGTCTGGCTGCTGATCCTGGGCGGCATCACCGCCGGTGTCGTCGCCGCCGTGTTCGGCCCGCTGCTCGCCCGCTATCGCGGCATCTTCTTCGCCATGCTCACGCTGGCGCTGTCGATGGTGCTCTACGGTCTGTTGGTCAAGGCGACCGCGCTTGGCGGCTCCGACGGGCTCAACATCGCCCGCCCGGCCATTCTGGGCGTCGAGCCCACGGCCGAGACCGCCGATTACGCGCTGTTCCTGCTCGCCATCGTCACCGCCGGCATCCTGTCGGCGATCGCGGCCGCGCATTTCAATTCCGTGCGCGGGCTGATGTCGCTGGCGGTCAAGGAGAACGAACTCCGCGTCGAATATATGGGCGCCTCGGTGCGCTCGATGATGGCGGTCAACTTCGTCGTCGCCGCGGTCTATGGCGGCATCGGCGGTGCGCTCGCCGCCATCGCGCTCGGCCATATCGAGCCGACCTTCGCCTACTGGACCACTTCGGGCGAGATCGTGTTCCTGGCGATCCTGTCGGGCCAGGTGAGCGTGGTGGCGGTGTTCGTCGCCTCGCTGATCCTGGAACTGGTCCGGTCCTTCGCCAATCTCTACTTCCCCGAGACATGGCAGCTGGCGCTGGGCGCCTTCCTGCTGGCGGTGATCCTGTTCCTGCCCAAGGGCATCGGGTCGATCTGGCATCGCGGCCCCGCGAGCCGCCGCGGCCCCGCCGCTGACGAGCCTGTCGCCGATGGGCCTCTTGCCAAGGAGAGCGGCCGATGAACAAGGCGACCCCGGTGCTGGAGACCCGCAATCTCCAGAAATCCTTCGGTGCCGTCACCGCCGCGCGTGACATCTCGGTCGCGGTCGAGGCGGGCACGCGGCTCAGCGTCATCGGCTCCAACGGCGCCGGTAAGACCACCTTCGTCAACATGGTTACCGGCTATCTGAAGCCCGACGAAGGATCCATCCTGCTGGCGGGGGAAGACGTCACCCGGCTGGACCCGCGGCGGCTGACCCGCCGCGGCATCGCCCGGTCCTTCCAGATCCCTCAGCTCTGCGCCGAGTTGACGGCGCTCGAGAACATGCTGGCGGCGCGGGCGGCGGCCGAGGGCGGGCTGCCCTTCTTCCGCCCGGCGCGGTCGGCAGAAGCGCGCGATGCGGCACTTGCGGTGCTGGAGCGGTTCGGCCTGGCGGCGATCGCCGACCGGCCGGTGCTGGAACTGGCCGGCGGCACCCGCAAGCTGCTCGACATCGCCCTCGCCATGACCGGGCGGCCAAAGCTGCTGATGCTGGACGAGCCGACCAGCGGCGTGTCGGCGGAAGAGAAGTTCCCGTTCATGGACCGGATCATGGCGGCGCTGGATCGGGACGGGGTGACCGTGCTGTTCGTCGAACACGACATGGACATCGTCGGGGCCTATGCCGACCGTGTGCTGGCCTTCTATGCCGGCCAGATCATCGCCGACGGCGCCCCGGACATGGTGATGGCCGACGAGGGCGTGCGCCGGCACGTCACCGGCCACTGACGGCGGAGGAGAGATCCCCATGCTCCAGATCGATCACGTCTCCACCGCCATCGCCTCGGTCCGGGTGCTGCGCGATGTGAACCTCACCGTCGGCACCGGCCATATGGTCGGGCTGGTCGGGCGCAACGGCGCCGGCAAGACCAGCCTGATGCGCACGGTGATGGGCCATCTGCCGGTGACCGGCGGCCGGATCACCTTCGAGGACATCGACCTGTCCACCCGGCCCAAACACGCCCGGGCGGCGCTCGGCATCGGCTTCATGCAGGAAGATCGCGGTCTCGTCCCCGAACTGACGGTGGAAGAGAACATCCTGCTGCCGGTCTGGGTGTCGAAGAGCCTGAAGCCGAAGCCCCGGCTCGACCTGGTCTATGGCTATATGCCGGAATTGACCGAGATGCGCGACCGCAGGGCCCTGCTGCTCTCGGGTGGTCAGCAGAAGCTGGTGGCGCTGGCGCGCGCGCTGGCCGTCGGCACGAAACTGCTGCTGCTGGACGAGCCTTTCGAGGGTGTCGCCCCGGCGCTGGCGCAGCGCCTGGCCGACGTCATCGGCCGGCTGCGTGCCGAGAAGCAGTCGATCCTGATCTCGCATTCCGACATGAACCACGACAAATCGCTCTACGACGACGTGACCGTCATCGAACGCGGCGCCAATGCCGCGGCCGGTGCTGCGGCGCATTGAGCTGCCGCCTTCCGCTCCCCAGTCAGATGCGAAGCCAGACCGATGTCCCAGACTGATCAAGCCTCCCCCGCCCCCATGCTCCGGCGCGAACTCCATTTCGGCGACCGCGTCCTGCCCTGTTACGCCGATCGCCCCGCCGATCTGGGCGCGCTGGTCCGCGCCACCTTCTCCCGCATGGCCGAGGCCGAGGCGGTGATCGACGGCGACCGGCGGATGACCTATGCCGGGCTCGAAGCCGCCTCGGACCGGGTGGCGGGCGCCCTGGCGGCGGCGGGCGTGGCCCAGGGGGACCGGGTCGGCCTGCTGCTCGGCAACCGGGCCGAGATCGTGACCGCCTGGCTGGCCTGCGTCCGGCTGGGGGCGATCGCGGTGCCGCTCAACACCCGCGAGCAGAAGCCCGAACTCACCTATGTGCTGGGCAATTGCGGCGCGAAGGCGGTGATCTTCGAAGACGAGCTGGCCGACCGCCTGCCCGATGCGGCGGATGTCCCGACGCTGGCCCTGCGCATCGCCGTGGGCGATGGTGACGGCCCGGCGCCCGCGGGCGCGCTGCCCTGGGCCGAGATCGAGGCGGGCCGGCCTTTCGGCGGCTGGGCCGCGGTCGGCGAAGACGACACCGCGGTCATCCTCTACACCTCGGGCACCACGGGCAAGCCCAAGGGCGCCGAGCTGTCGCACATCAACATCGTCCATTCCTGCGAGCATTACGTCGACCACATGGCGCTCACCATGGACGGGCGCGAGCGGTCGGTGCTGGCGGTGCCGGCGACCCATGTCACCGGGCTGGTGGCGGTGGTCGCGCTGATGATCCGGGTCGGCGGTGCGACGGTGATGATGCGCGCCTTCAAGGCGCCCGCCTTTCTGAAGCTCGCCGAAGCCGAGCGCATGACCTATGGGATCATGGTGCCGGCGATGTACAATCTCTGCCTGCTCCAGCCCGATTTCGCCGGCTACGACCTCGCCGCCTGGCGGATCGGCGGCTATGGCGGCGCGCCGATGCCGATGGCGACCATCAGCCGTCTGGCGGAACTGCTGCCCGGGCTGATCCTGGTCAATGCCTATGGCGCGACCGAGACCACCTCGCCCAGCACGATCATGCCGCTGGGTGAAGGTGCCACCCGGGGCGACACCGTCGGCCGGCCGGTGCGCTGCGCCGAAATCCGGATCATGGACGAAGCCGGCCGCGAGGTGGGCCCGGGCGAAGCGGGCGAGCTGTGGATTCGCGGGCCGATGGTGGTGAAGGGCTATTGGGCACGGCCGGATGCCAATGCCGAGAATTTCGTCTCGGGCTTCTGGCGCTCGGGCGATATCGGCTCGATGGACGAGGCCGGCTATGTGAAGGTCTTCGACCGCCGCAAGGACATGATCAATCGCGGCGGCTACAAGATCTTCTCGGCCGAGGTCGAAAGCGAACTCTCCTTCCATCCCTGGGTGTCGGAAAGCGCCATCGTCTCGCGGCCCTGCCCGGTGCTGGGAGAGCGCACCCATTGCTTCGTGATGCTGAAGGGCGAGGGGCTGGAGAAGACCGAGGACGAGGTGGCCGCCACCCTGAAATCCTTCCTCGCCGCCCGGCTGTCGGACTACAAGGTGCCCGACTATTTCACCTTCGGCGCCGACCCGCTGCCGCGCAATGCCAACGGCAAGCTGCTGAAGCGCGATCTGCGCGACCGGGCGCTCGCCGAAGCGGCCGCCTGATCCCGACCGGTATTGCAGACAGCCACGGAACACCGTCCTCGTGACCCGACCTCTCCCCGATCTGGCCGCGGCGCTTGCCGCCGCGGCCGCCTCCGTCGAACATCCGGGCCCGCTGATCCCCGAAGGTGCGCTCGGCCCCGACTTTCCGGCCGCCCGCCGCGCCGATGTCGAACTGGTGCTGAGCCTGCCCTTTCAGCGGCTGATGGGGTTCGAACTGGTGCGCATCACCCGCGACGGTGCCGAATCGCGCCTGCGCCTGGATGCCCGCCATGCCACCCCCGCCGGTACGGTCCATGGCGGCGTGCTCTACGGCCTGCTGGATCCTGCCGCCTATCTGGCCCTGCTGCCCCATCTGCCCGAGGGCGCCAACGCCTCCACCCACGACATTTTCGTCAGCGTGATGCGCCCGGCCCCCATCGGCGCCGATCTGCGCTTCCACGCCCGCGTCATCCGCAGCGGCCGCCGCGTCGCCTTCCTCGACGCCGAGGCCCGGCTGGGCGACACGGTCTACGCCGCGGCGCGGATCACCAAGACGGTGTTTGGGGCGTAAGGCCGCTCTGGCGTCTTGCAGGCGGTGCGTGGCACAGTTGCCGCATGCCCTGACGTTTCGGCTCTTCCCTCAAACCGACAGATGCGCATGACCCAGGGGCCGAGCCTTTATGATCCGGCAGAAGACCTGCTGTCCGAGGACGGCATCGCGCTGTTCGTGGCGGAGGCGCTGGAAACGGGCGATGCGGCCTATATCGCCAATGCCCGGTGTGTCGCTGCCCGCGCGAGGCGCCTGCTCATGACGAGAAACGGGCCGGCTGAGGAAGTGGGTATGCAGACTCCGGGGCATGAAGAGGGCAGGGCCTGACCTCATGGCCAAGCCCCACGCCGGCTGACGGCTCAGAAGCGGTACGAAATCCCCCCATAGATCGCGGCGCCGTTGCCCGGATAGAACAGGGCGGCGTCGGCATCCGCGGTGGGGGCGACGCTGGTGGT
This genomic window from Tistrella mobilis contains:
- a CDS encoding rhomboid family intramembrane serine protease, giving the protein MQHDPRMAEQLRRRQPMFNLPRATQILIAINVIVHLVRQILPQGTDWELIANAAVIPARYTYGPGFDLPSIIAPLTFQFLHGGFLHLLLNMALLAAWGAGVERVIGPLRMVVFYLVCGGAGALAHVLLYPESMVPMIGASAGISGLFAGVLIIMRRHRASGGAILPLALLWIATAVITGIWGTPGAEGESVAWVAHIGGFLAGLALFPFAMPRR
- a CDS encoding GIY-YIG nuclease family protein: MNRQDRKAAISAWKERRSAAGIYALRSATTGAVWVGAAPDVRTIRNRILFTLRHGSHRARDLQAAWAGDGEAGLGFEVLEVMDPGEETPAPYVVTDWLKARAAHWRAVLKAYPL
- a CDS encoding DUF2239 family protein codes for the protein MPVSASTPVTASTPVTASTPCTAFDGPRRIAAGPLARVAAAVTVAIEAGAGGPVLVFDDRSGAVIDLDLRGSAEEVVARLAPDPVPDEVPRGRGRPKLGVVAREVTLLPRHWDWLADQPGGASVALRRLVEEARRRDAGPARIRAAQAAAHRFMTAMAGDLPGYEAALRALHAADRAGFDAAMTAWPADIAGHARRLAAAAFGEGTSEKGQSS
- a CDS encoding ABC transporter substrate-binding protein, coding for MTMRTRLGRLVCGLAGGVAAAALALGAVPASAETFKLGIVTFLSGQAAEAFGVPAANGAKTMIAGLNAGQLPAPYATKGFGGLEIQPVIIDEAGGATKQVQELRNLIQREQVDAVVGYISSGDCLAVGPVAEELKALLILFDCGTPRIFEDNKFSYVFRTAAHATMDNVGLVRYLKDHDVKINTFSGINQDYAWGHDSRNDFVAAMGQLYPEAKFEADLLPKFGAGQYGTEISALLRQGSDVVYSSAWGGDLQALILQAGPRGLFKRSQVVLSAADHVLPALGDKMPDGTIIGARGAYGLMSQPSPLNDWWQKTYTAEHGVYPVQAPYRMAQALLGLKTAVEKAMASNGGKKPTPDEIAAALKGSSWESPAGTITMANGDGHQAIQDIAFGRTRYDADKKMVVIEDVGRYPAKCVNPPADMKALDWIKAGFPGAECN
- a CDS encoding branched-chain amino acid ABC transporter permease; translation: MELLLTVLVDGLIYAAWLFIVALGLTLVFGVLKILNIAHGSFYAIGAYAAASTVGWFVSLGLAPEWSLFAMLLAAAGVAALLGPLLERGLLRLFYGRDEVLLVLVTYALFLMLEDLVKLVWGVDPYYVSEPYMLFGNIEAGPLFYVGYDIALIGLAVLCGLAVWFGLNRTTIGKIVLAVIHNPEMSASMGVNINRVYVGAFVCGVFLAALGGAFTSPQISVQPGLSVGVIILSFAVVIIGGLGSIEGAAIGALIVGIARAGAVHLVPDAELFIIYLVMAAVLVFRPEGLFARVQARKI
- a CDS encoding branched-chain amino acid ABC transporter permease; its protein translation is MSTRSAVLRPLGVAALVVAALAAAGLALPSWLLFLATMAIAHAVVALGLVFMMRGGLVSFGQGLPFCLGAYAAGLAGPWLGLADAVWLLILGGITAGVVAAVFGPLLARYRGIFFAMLTLALSMVLYGLLVKATALGGSDGLNIARPAILGVEPTAETADYALFLLAIVTAGILSAIAAAHFNSVRGLMSLAVKENELRVEYMGASVRSMMAVNFVVAAVYGGIGGALAAIALGHIEPTFAYWTTSGEIVFLAILSGQVSVVAVFVASLILELVRSFANLYFPETWQLALGAFLLAVILFLPKGIGSIWHRGPASRRGPAADEPVADGPLAKESGR
- a CDS encoding ABC transporter ATP-binding protein; the encoded protein is MNKATPVLETRNLQKSFGAVTAARDISVAVEAGTRLSVIGSNGAGKTTFVNMVTGYLKPDEGSILLAGEDVTRLDPRRLTRRGIARSFQIPQLCAELTALENMLAARAAAEGGLPFFRPARSAEARDAALAVLERFGLAAIADRPVLELAGGTRKLLDIALAMTGRPKLLMLDEPTSGVSAEEKFPFMDRIMAALDRDGVTVLFVEHDMDIVGAYADRVLAFYAGQIIADGAPDMVMADEGVRRHVTGH
- a CDS encoding ABC transporter ATP-binding protein, which codes for MLQIDHVSTAIASVRVLRDVNLTVGTGHMVGLVGRNGAGKTSLMRTVMGHLPVTGGRITFEDIDLSTRPKHARAALGIGFMQEDRGLVPELTVEENILLPVWVSKSLKPKPRLDLVYGYMPELTEMRDRRALLLSGGQQKLVALARALAVGTKLLLLDEPFEGVAPALAQRLADVIGRLRAEKQSILISHSDMNHDKSLYDDVTVIERGANAAAGAAAH
- a CDS encoding class I adenylate-forming enzyme family protein, whose amino-acid sequence is MSQTDQASPAPMLRRELHFGDRVLPCYADRPADLGALVRATFSRMAEAEAVIDGDRRMTYAGLEAASDRVAGALAAAGVAQGDRVGLLLGNRAEIVTAWLACVRLGAIAVPLNTREQKPELTYVLGNCGAKAVIFEDELADRLPDAADVPTLALRIAVGDGDGPAPAGALPWAEIEAGRPFGGWAAVGEDDTAVILYTSGTTGKPKGAELSHINIVHSCEHYVDHMALTMDGRERSVLAVPATHVTGLVAVVALMIRVGGATVMMRAFKAPAFLKLAEAERMTYGIMVPAMYNLCLLQPDFAGYDLAAWRIGGYGGAPMPMATISRLAELLPGLILVNAYGATETTSPSTIMPLGEGATRGDTVGRPVRCAEIRIMDEAGREVGPGEAGELWIRGPMVVKGYWARPDANAENFVSGFWRSGDIGSMDEAGYVKVFDRRKDMINRGGYKIFSAEVESELSFHPWVSESAIVSRPCPVLGERTHCFVMLKGEGLEKTEDEVAATLKSFLAARLSDYKVPDYFTFGADPLPRNANGKLLKRDLRDRALAEAAA
- a CDS encoding PaaI family thioesterase, with the protein product MTRPLPDLAAALAAAAASVEHPGPLIPEGALGPDFPAARRADVELVLSLPFQRLMGFELVRITRDGAESRLRLDARHATPAGTVHGGVLYGLLDPAAYLALLPHLPEGANASTHDIFVSVMRPAPIGADLRFHARVIRSGRRVAFLDAEARLGDTVYAAARITKTVFGA
- a CDS encoding helix-turn-helix domain-containing protein — encoded protein: MTQGPSLYDPAEDLLSEDGIALFVAEALETGDAAYIANARCVAARARRLLMTRNGPAEEVGMQTPGHEEGRA